Proteins from one Impatiens glandulifera chromosome 2, dImpGla2.1, whole genome shotgun sequence genomic window:
- the LOC124924230 gene encoding LOW QUALITY PROTEIN: serine/threonine-protein phosphatase 2A activator 2-like (The sequence of the model RefSeq protein was modified relative to this genomic sequence to represent the inferred CDS: inserted 2 bases in 1 codon) — protein sequence MTWRYRLVDEADKFMLSFLPDDVASATVDELVPYFANRFGNSTRIDYGTEHETNFTAWLYCLXKLGLIKEEDYQAVISRVFSKYLELMRKLQLVYCLEPAGSHGVWGLDDYHFIPFIFGSSQLINHKYMKPKSILNDDILESFFNEYFYVSCIAITKKMKKGLFAEHSPLLNDITCVPNWNKVNSGMLKMYKAEVLEKVPILQHFLFGSLIKWFEFLHSYFVLPFKLQLGVCSSNGYLISQILVFLFLNHLYVY from the exons atgacatggcGTTATAGATTGGTCGACGAGGCAGATAAGTTCATGCTAAGCTTTCTTCCGGATGATGTGGCCTCCGCCACAGTTGATGAGTTAGTACCCTATTTTGCTAACAGATTTGGAAATTCGACACGGATTGATTATGGAACTGAACATGAAACGAACTTCACTGCTTGGTTGTATTGCCT GAAATTGGGATTGATCAAGGAAGAGGACTATCAAGCTGTGATTTCAAGAGTTTTCTCAAAGTACCTCGAGCTGATGAGGAAGTTACAGTTGGTATATTGTCTAGAGCCTGCTGGTTCGCATGGTGTTTGGGGATTGGATGATTA ccaTTTTATCCCATTTATATTTGGGTCGTCACAGTTGATTAATCACAAGTACATGAAACCTAAGTCCATCCTAAACGATGATATACTTGAGAGTTTCTTCAATGAGTACTTTTATGTTTCGTGCATAGCAATcacaaagaaaatgaagaaaggaTTGTTTGCAGAGCATTCCCCATTGTTGAACGATATTACTTGTGTTCCCAATTGGAATAAAGTTAACAGTGGAATGCTTAAGATGTACAAAGCGGAAGTCTTGGAGAAGGTTC CTATACTGCAGCATTTCCTCTTTGGCTCGCTCATCAAATGGTTTGAATTTCTTCACTCCTATTTTGTTTTGCCTTTTAAATTGCAATTGGGAGTTTGCTCATCAAATGGTTATCTCATATCTCAAATCCTTGTGTTCTTGTTTCTTAACCATCTCTACGTTTACTAA